One genomic region from Doryrhamphus excisus isolate RoL2022-K1 chromosome 14, RoL_Dexc_1.0, whole genome shotgun sequence encodes:
- the bet1 gene encoding BET1 homolog, with the protein MRRAGLGDGGPGNYVASGYSVYEEENEHLQEGLRAKVSALKSLSIDIGTEVKYQNKMLDDMDNDFDSTGGLLGATIGRVKQLSRGSQTKLLCYMLLFCFFVFFVLYWFLKLR; encoded by the exons ATGAGGCGCGCAGGCTTGG GCGACGGAGGACCTGGAAACTACGTAGCAAGTGGATACAGTGTGTATGAAGAGGAAAATGAACACTTACAGGAGGGACTGAGAGCCAAAGTCAGCGCTTTGAAAAGT ttgtccatCGACATTGGAACGGAAGTGAAGtaccaaaataaaatgttagaCGATATG GACAACGACTTTGACTCAACAGGCGGGCTGCTGGGCGCCACCATTGGCCGGGTCAAACAGCTGTCCAGAGGCAGTCAGACCAAACTGTTGTGCTACATGCTGCTCTTCtgcttttttgtcttctttgtacTCTACTGGTTCCTCAAGTTAAGGTGA
- the zgc:85777 gene encoding probable acyl-CoA dehydrogenase 6, with product MALLSGTLRLNLVNSRPFFKCSSLGVRSFADHVSAKTAESSAIETSVDHIIYTPEHLALKESLKKIIDQDINPFVDQWEAEGKFPAHKIFKILGNAGFLGVTKPVEYGGLGLDYSYSVAVSEELGSIRCGGIPMAIGVQTDMATPALARFGSAELKKEFLLPSILGDKVACLGVSEVGAGSDVSNIKTKAVKKGDEYVINGGKMWTTNGIQADWMCLLANTSDGPPHRNKSLICLPMNSPGVHIARKIDKLGMWSSDTAEVFFEDVRVPCKNVIGQEGMGFTYQMLQFQEERLWAVANILTTMDIVIQETISYTRQRKIFNQPVLYHQSVHFRLAELQTEVELLRALLYQATALYIKGNDVTKMASMAKLKGGRLARELSDSCLQYWGGMGFTSDVLVSRFYRDSRLMSIGAGADEVMLGIISKYMDMLPKK from the exons ATGGCGCTTCTCAGTGGAACCCTGCGTTTAAACCTTGTCAACAGCCGTCCTTTCTTCAAATGTTCCTCGCTTGGAGTCCGGTCATTTGCTGACCACGTCTCGGCAAAAACGGCAGAATCCAGCGCTATTGAGACCTCTGTCGACCATATCATCTACACGCCAGAGCACTTGGCATTAAAGGAATCCCTGAAAAAG ATAATCGACCAGGACATTAACCCGTTTGTTGATCAGTGGGAAGCAGAGGGGAAGTTTCCAGCCCATAAAATATTCAAGATCCTAGGAAACGCCGGATTTCTTGGAGTTACCAAACCAGTTG aATATGGAGGCTTGGGATTGGACTACAGCTACAGCGTGGCTGTTTCTGAGGAGCTGGGTAGCATCCGCTGTGGAGGCATCCCCATGGCTATTGGCGTTCAAACCGACATGGCTACTCCCGCGCTGGCCAG gtttgGTTCAGCTGAGCTCAAGAAAGAGTTTCTGCTTCCAAGCATCCTGGGGGACAAAGTTGCCTGCCTTGGAGTTAGCGAAGTTGGAGCGGGTTCTGATGTGTCAA ACATTAAGACCAAGGCGGTGAAGAAAGGGGATGAATACGTGATCAACGGGGGCAAGATGTGGACCACCAACGGCATCCAGGCCGATTGGATGTGTCTTCTCGCCAATACCAGCGACGGACCCCCACACAGGAACAAATCCCTTATTTGTTTGCCCATGAACTCGCCAG GAGTCCACATTGCTCGGAAGATCGACAAACTGGGCATGTGGTCATCAGACACGGCCGAAGTGTTCTTTGAGGACGTACGCGTTCCCTGCAAGAACGTCATCGGCCAGGAGGGCATGGGTTTCACCTACCAGATGCTCCAGTTCCAAGAAGAGAGGCTCTGGGCTGTGGCCAATA TCCTGACCACTATGGACATCGTCATTCAGGAGACCATCAGCTACACTCGCCAGAGGAAGATCTTCAATCAGCCCGTCCTCTACCACCAGTCAGTCCATTTCAGGCTGGCTGAGCTCCAGACGGAGGTGGAGCTGCTGCGTGCTCTCCTCTACCAGGCCACAG CATTGTATATCAAAGGCAATGATGTCACCAAGATGGCGTCCATGGCCAAACTCAAGGGGGGCCGTCTGGCGAGGGAATTGAGTGACAGCTGTCTGCAGTACTGGGGAGGGATGGGCTTCACCAGTGATGTGTTGGTCAGCAGATTCTACAG GGACTCCAGGTTAATGTCCATTGGAGCAGGAGCTGACGAGGTCATGCTCGGAATCATCAGCAAATACATGGACATGCTACCCAAAAAGTGA
- the gngt1 gene encoding guanine nucleotide-binding protein G(T) subunit gamma-T1 — MSVCRFSRGPGFSCRTAGVKDSYLRAITMPVINVEDLTDKDKALMEVNQLKTEVKLQRWLTSKCCEELKDYIQAGVDEDTLVKGISEEKNPFKEKGGCVLC, encoded by the exons ATTTAGTCGAGGACCGGGATTCTCCTGCAGGACCGCCGGGGTGAAAGACAGCTACCTGCGAGCCATC ACAATGCCGGTCATAAATGTAGAAGACCTGACAGACAAAGACAAGGCTCTGATGGAAGTAAACCAACTCAAAACCGAAGTGAAACTTCAGAGGTGGTTG ACATCTAAATGCTGCGAGGAGCTCAAGGACTACATTCAGGCCGGAGTGGATGAGGACACTCTTGTCAAAGGCATTTCAGAGGAGAAGAACCCCTTCAAGGAGAAAGGTGGCTGCGTCCTTTGCTAG
- the tfpi2 gene encoding tissue factor pathway inhibitor 2, which produces MEFDLLALFAFLSSFYTVLAVPPKGVCLLQVDEGPCRADIQRYYYNTITQKCEVFYYGGCQGNANNFKTYQECQKTCFRIPKIPQMCRFPMEEGPCRALFRRYFFNMTTMQCELFYYGGCNGNANRFSDLTSCTEYCSPQKTMPVLCLGPLDKGKCSASIPRYYYNTATKMCEEFMYSGCGGSSNNFVSRHSCMDVCVKGGKKKTGQGKIRRLRRNRITILQA; this is translated from the exons ATGGAGTTCGACTTGTTggctttatttgcatttttgtcctCTTTTTACACAGTTCTGGCAGTCCCACCTAAAG GTGTGTGTCTCCTCCAAGTGGATGAAGGACCTTGCAGAGCTGACATTCAACGTTATTACTACAACACCATCACGCAAAAGTGTGAGGTTTTCTACTACGGAGGGTGCCAAGGGAATGCCAATAACTTCAAGACTTATCAGGAGtgccagaaaacatgttttaggATACCAA AGATTCCTCAGATGTGTAGGTTTCCAATGGAGGAGGGGCCCTGCAGGGCACTTTTTAGGCGCTATTTCTTCAACATGACGACCATGCAGTGCGAGCTTTTTTACTACGGAGGCTGCAATGGCAACGCCAACCGCTTCTCAGATCTGACCTCCTGCACGGAGTACTGCAGTCCGCAAAAAA CCATGCCTGTGCTGTGCCTGGGCCCTCTGGACAAAGGCAAATGTTCCGCCTCCATACCGCGATACTACTACAACACCGCCACTAAGATGTGTGAGGAGTTTATGTACTCAGGCTGCGGGGGGAGCAGCAACAACTTTGTCTCGAGGCACAGTTGCATGGACGTGTGTGTTAAAG GAGGGAAAAAGAAGACCGGACAAGGAAAAATCCGTCGCTTGAGACGGAACCGGATCACTATTTTGCAGGCATAA